A section of the Anabaena cylindrica PCC 7122 genome encodes:
- a CDS encoding SPFH domain-containing protein → MNSFLSSFGKSKQNKFVKLTTSTVAALALASGINAANATSIKTPTAKEVISASVQPGQTEPNISQLTNNKPQYQAMGLEPFALIPLILVGGFVISVPLIFGGLVVIGEREVGIVVKKFALTGKGLPAGRLIALNGEAGLQADTLAPGWHWGHWPWQYSIKKESIIVVPQGQIALIVAADGAQNPPERILGKIVECDNFQDARKFLTKGGEKGRQMGFLTAGSYRINTALFKVITAANASTHGMSAEQLNVYSVKSDKVGIVTTLDGLPISPGEIAGVVIEGHDNFQNGQKFINGGGRRGLQEQILLSGSWNLNPWFVQVEQVPMTEIPIGYVGVVISFVGQEQEDISGAAFTHGNLVHQGHKGVWVEPLYPGKHPTNSRIMKIELVPTTNIVLNWSGRTERHSYDEKLQSLTVRSRDGFAFDLEVAQIIHVGALDAPKVISRVGAMQNLVDHVLEPTIGNYFRNSAQNCTVLDFLTARSERQTEAAEFIKAALRAYDVQAIDTLIGDIQPPAALMQTQTDRKIAEEERKTYEVQQMAQTQRQQLVRETALANIQQEMVKSEQSVQIAELKAQAAIKEANGEAEATKLKSIAEADGIRATGNAKAETYRTGVQALGSQGYTAMQLMQIIGDRNVRLIPDVMVAGNNGNSNGLVDGLLSMILWNQTGKTHPETKMPVPPPPPLTKIEPNDQNNNSQLVVQSPVDK, encoded by the coding sequence ATGAACAGCTTTCTATCTTCCTTTGGTAAGAGTAAACAAAATAAGTTTGTAAAGTTGACAACATCGACTGTAGCAGCTTTAGCCTTAGCTAGTGGTATTAATGCCGCCAATGCGACAAGTATAAAAACGCCCACAGCAAAAGAAGTTATCTCCGCCTCAGTCCAGCCTGGTCAAACAGAACCCAACATCAGCCAATTAACAAATAATAAACCTCAATATCAAGCAATGGGGCTAGAACCTTTTGCATTGATACCGCTGATTTTAGTTGGTGGGTTCGTGATTAGTGTCCCGCTGATATTTGGGGGACTGGTAGTTATCGGTGAACGCGAAGTCGGTATTGTGGTGAAAAAATTTGCCCTAACAGGTAAAGGACTACCTGCGGGAAGATTAATCGCCCTTAACGGAGAAGCCGGTTTACAAGCAGATACCCTTGCACCTGGTTGGCATTGGGGACATTGGCCTTGGCAATACTCAATCAAAAAAGAGTCGATCATTGTTGTCCCCCAAGGTCAAATTGCCTTGATTGTCGCCGCAGATGGCGCACAAAATCCACCAGAGCGGATTTTAGGCAAAATTGTCGAATGTGATAATTTCCAAGATGCTCGTAAATTCTTGACTAAAGGTGGTGAAAAAGGTCGGCAAATGGGCTTTCTCACTGCTGGTAGTTACCGTATCAATACTGCTTTGTTCAAAGTGATTACAGCGGCTAACGCTAGTACTCATGGCATGAGTGCAGAACAATTGAATGTATATAGTGTCAAATCTGATAAAGTTGGCATTGTCACTACTTTGGATGGGTTGCCCATTTCACCAGGAGAAATTGCTGGGGTTGTAATTGAAGGACATGACAACTTCCAAAATGGACAGAAATTTATTAATGGTGGTGGCAGAAGGGGTTTGCAAGAGCAGATTTTATTATCTGGTTCTTGGAATTTGAATCCTTGGTTTGTACAGGTAGAACAAGTACCCATGACAGAAATACCCATTGGTTATGTAGGTGTGGTAATTTCTTTCGTGGGACAAGAGCAAGAAGATATCAGCGGTGCAGCTTTCACTCATGGTAATTTGGTGCATCAGGGACATAAAGGCGTTTGGGTAGAACCTCTGTATCCTGGTAAACACCCGACTAACTCCCGGATTATGAAAATTGAGTTAGTACCAACAACAAACATAGTTTTAAATTGGTCAGGTCGGACGGAAAGACATAGCTATGATGAGAAATTACAATCTTTAACCGTGCGATCGCGTGATGGTTTCGCATTTGATTTAGAAGTAGCGCAGATTATTCATGTCGGTGCTTTAGATGCACCAAAGGTCATTTCCCGCGTTGGTGCAATGCAAAATTTGGTAGATCATGTCCTAGAACCAACCATTGGTAACTACTTCCGCAACTCTGCTCAAAACTGCACTGTACTCGACTTTTTAACAGCGCGGAGTGAACGCCAAACTGAAGCTGCTGAATTTATTAAGGCAGCTTTGCGTGCCTATGATGTCCAAGCAATTGACACCTTAATTGGTGATATTCAACCACCTGCCGCCTTAATGCAGACACAGACAGACCGGAAAATTGCGGAAGAAGAACGCAAAACTTACGAAGTTCAGCAAATGGCGCAAACCCAACGCCAACAACTGGTACGGGAAACAGCCTTGGCTAATATTCAGCAAGAAATGGTCAAATCTGAGCAAAGTGTCCAAATTGCCGAACTTAAAGCCCAAGCTGCAATTAAGGAAGCCAATGGTGAAGCAGAAGCAACAAAACTCAAATCTATAGCTGAAGCCGATGGTATCCGGGCCACAGGTAACGCTAAAGCTGAAACCTATCGTACAGGTGTGCAAGCTTTGGGTTCTCAAGGTTACACAGCCATGCAGTTAATGCAAATTATAGGCGATCGCAATGTGCGTCTCATTCCTGATGTTATGGTTGCTGGTAACAATGGCAATAGCAACGGTTTGGTAGATGGTTTACTGTCGATGATTTTATGGAATCAAACAGGTAAAACACATCCAGAAACCAAAATGCCTGTACCACCACCACCACCGCTAACTAAAATTGAACCAAATGATCAAAATAATAATTCCCAATTAGTTGTGCAATCCCCAGTAGATAAATAA
- the atpC gene encoding ATP synthase F1 subunit epsilon, producing the protein MTLTVRVIAPDKTVWDAPAEEVILPSTTGQLGILSGHAPMLSALDIGVMRVRANKNQDWQAIALLGGFAEVDEDEVTILVNGAERGDKINLEEARTAYNQAQTLLNQVSAGDRQAQIQATKAFKRARARFQAAGGLV; encoded by the coding sequence ATGACCTTAACTGTTCGTGTAATTGCCCCAGATAAGACTGTTTGGGATGCCCCAGCTGAAGAAGTGATTTTACCTAGCACTACTGGGCAATTAGGTATCCTATCTGGACACGCACCGATGTTATCAGCCTTAGATATAGGTGTAATGCGTGTTCGTGCCAATAAAAATCAAGATTGGCAAGCGATCGCTCTTTTGGGTGGTTTTGCTGAAGTTGATGAAGATGAAGTGACTATCTTGGTTAATGGTGCTGAACGTGGCGACAAAATCAACCTGGAAGAAGCCCGCACAGCTTACAACCAAGCCCAAACTCTTCTGAATCAAGTTTCGGCAGGCGACCGTCAAGCACAAATCCAGGCAACCAAAGCCTTTAAACGCGCCCGCGCTCGTTTTCAAGCTGCCGGTGGTTTGGTCTAA
- the atpD gene encoding F0F1 ATP synthase subunit beta, translating to MVTTAEKTNIGYITQIIGPVVDVKFPSGKLPQIYNALTIKGTNEAGQEINLTVEVQQLLGDNQVRAVAMSTTDGLVRGLETVDTGAPITVPVGKVTLGRIFNVLGEPVDNRGPVNAEATLPIHRPAPKFTDLETNPSVFETGIKVVDLLTPYRRGGKIGLFGGAGVGKTVIMMELINNIATQHGGVSVFAGVGERTREGNDLYNEMMESGVINKDNLNESKIALVYGQMNEPPGARMRVGLSGLTMAEYFRDVNKQDVLLFVDNIFRFVQAGSEVSALLGRMPSAVGYQPTLGTDVGALQERITSTTEGSITSIQAVYVPADDLTDPAPATTFAHLDGTTVLSRGLASKGIYPAVDPLGSTSTMLQPNIVGEDHYNTARAVQSTLQRYKELQDIIAILGLDELSEEDRLIVARARKVERFLSQPFFVAEVFTGSPGKYVKLEDTIKGFKQILSGELDALPEQAFYLVGDINEAIAKGEKLKG from the coding sequence ATGGTCACCACCGCAGAAAAAACAAACATCGGTTACATTACTCAAATCATTGGTCCAGTCGTAGACGTTAAATTTCCCAGCGGGAAATTGCCTCAAATCTACAACGCTTTGACCATCAAAGGCACCAACGAAGCCGGACAGGAAATCAACCTCACCGTTGAAGTACAGCAACTACTAGGCGACAACCAGGTACGGGCTGTGGCTATGAGTACCACAGATGGCCTAGTGCGCGGTTTGGAAACTGTTGATACTGGCGCTCCCATCACCGTGCCTGTAGGTAAAGTTACCTTAGGACGGATTTTCAACGTTTTGGGCGAACCCGTAGATAACCGGGGTCCTGTAAATGCTGAAGCAACTCTACCCATTCACCGTCCTGCTCCTAAATTCACAGATTTGGAAACCAATCCTTCTGTGTTTGAAACGGGGATTAAGGTTGTTGACTTGCTAACTCCCTATCGACGCGGTGGAAAAATCGGTCTATTCGGTGGTGCTGGTGTTGGTAAAACCGTGATCATGATGGAATTGATCAACAACATCGCTACTCAGCACGGTGGCGTGTCTGTGTTTGCTGGTGTGGGTGAGCGGACACGGGAAGGAAATGACCTCTACAACGAAATGATGGAATCTGGGGTTATCAATAAAGATAATCTCAACGAATCCAAGATTGCTCTCGTTTATGGTCAAATGAACGAGCCACCCGGAGCTAGAATGCGGGTTGGTTTGTCTGGTTTGACAATGGCTGAGTATTTCCGTGATGTCAACAAGCAAGACGTATTGCTGTTTGTTGATAACATTTTCCGGTTTGTACAAGCTGGTTCTGAAGTATCGGCGCTGTTGGGTCGGATGCCTTCTGCGGTAGGATATCAGCCTACCTTAGGTACTGACGTAGGTGCGTTGCAAGAGCGGATTACTTCGACTACAGAGGGTTCTATTACTTCTATTCAAGCTGTATATGTACCTGCGGATGACTTGACAGATCCCGCACCTGCAACTACATTTGCTCACTTGGATGGAACAACAGTATTGTCTCGCGGTTTAGCATCTAAAGGTATTTATCCTGCGGTTGATCCCCTAGGTTCTACTTCCACCATGCTTCAACCGAACATTGTTGGTGAAGACCACTACAACACCGCTCGTGCTGTACAATCAACCCTACAACGTTACAAAGAACTACAAGATATCATCGCTATTCTTGGTTTAGATGAATTGTCTGAAGAAGACCGTCTAATTGTGGCACGGGCGCGAAAAGTTGAGCGTTTCTTGTCTCAGCCATTCTTCGTAGCAGAAGTATTTACTGGTTCTCCTGGTAAGTATGTGAAGTTGGAAGACACCATTAAAGGATTCAAACAAATTCTGTCTGGTGAGTTGGATGCTTTACCAGAGCAAGCTTTCTACTTGGTAGGCGATATTAACGAAGCGATCGCTAAAGGTGAAAAGCTTAAAGGTTAA